The following are from one region of the Siniperca chuatsi isolate FFG_IHB_CAS linkage group LG13, ASM2008510v1, whole genome shotgun sequence genome:
- the LOC122886597 gene encoding leukocyte cell-derived chemotaxin 1-like yields the protein MAGNSEKVPIASAGPEDMQQFMPPAYSAVAVKPTTTGRLLKAGIAVLIAGALLLLLGAVGAFYFWNNNEKHVYNVHYSMSINGKVEEGTMEIDTENNMERFSTGSGADEAVEVHDFEIGITGIRFSGGEKCYIKTQVKARLPDVEALNKDSMTFDLEDEVMPAKFEDDLIWVAADTPLSDSAFLSNKIKDLCGDLPIFWLRPTYSTSGQRKRGAALRQRRQAAGAGEEEEEDVEAEFNPENPYQRGLEGEQGTTNIDPMLDHQGVCCAECRRSYTHCQRICEPLGGYHPWPYHYQGCRVACRVIMPCNWWVARILGLV from the exons ATGGCCGGGAACTCAGAGAAAGTACCGATCGCCTCGGCGGGACCAGAGGACATGCAGCAGTTCATGCCTCCG GCCTACTCCGCCGTGGCCGTGAAGCCCACCACCACCGGCCGCCTACTGAAGGCCGGGATCGCGGTGCTCATCGCCGGGGCCCTGCTACTGCTACTGGGGGCAGTCGGAGCTTTCTACTTCTGgaacaacaatgaaaaacac gtctaCAATGTCCACTACAGCATGAGCATCAATGGCAAAGTGGAGGAGGGTACAATGGAGATCGACACGGAAAATAACATGGAGAGATTCAGCACCGGCAGCGGGGCGGACGAGGCCGTGGAGGTCCATGACTTTGAGATT GGGATCACAGGGATCCGGTTCTCAGGAGGAGAGAAGTGCTACATCAAGACCCAAGTGAAGGCTCGTCTGCCTGACGTGGAGGCTCTCAACAAGGACTCGATGACATTCGACCTG GAGGACGAGGTGATGCCGGCGAAATTTGAGGATGATCTGATCTGGGTGGCGGCTGACACTCCCCTCTCGGACTCCGCCTTCCTCAGCAACAAGATCAAGGATTTGTGTGGAGACCTGCCAATCTTCTGGCTCCGTCCCACCTACTCAACCA GCggacagaggaagaggggggCCGCCCTCCGCCAGCGCCGCCAGGCAGCCGGGgccggggaggaggaggaagaggacgtggaGGCAGAGTTCAACCCGGAGAACCCCTATCAG aGAGGCCTCGAGGGCGAGCAGGGCACCACGAACATCGACCCCATGCTGGACCACCAGGGCGTGTGCTGCGCCGAGTGCCGTCGCAGCTACACCCACTGCCAGAGGATCTGCGAGCCGCTGGGAGGGTACCACCCGTGGCCGTACCACTACCAAGGCTGCAGGGTGGCCTGTAGAGTTATCATGCCCTGCAACTGGTGGGTGGCACGCATTCTGGGTCTGGTGTAG
- the LOC122886596 gene encoding protocadherin-8-like, with the protein MGGTGWNGLLVLACVSLASLAAVTQGKTVKYQTFEEDAPGTVIGNLAKDISSTPSSSGGSRTNFRMMKQFNSSFIRLRESDGQLTIGERIDRERICKHTLHCLIAFDVVSFSKEQFKLIHVEVEVKDINDNSPEFPRKESSLEISENTAVGTRIPLDFAVDDDVGVNYIQSYQISVNSHFSIDVLSRADGVKYAELVLMKELDRETQASYALELVAMDGGNPSRTGTTRINVKVKDYNDNSPVFDRNSFSVDLPEDAPVGSLLLDLNAEDPDEGLNGEVVYGFGNQVPTEIRQLFRVDRKTGRLTLESPIDFESKNTYEFDVQATDLGPNPSPAICKIVVQVQDVNDNAPEISITPMTSITAGIAYITEAAARESFVALVSTSDRDSGANGQVHCTLYGHDHFRLQQAYEDSFMIVSTSPLDREKIPEYNLTVVAEDLGSPPFRTITQYTIRLTDENDNAPVFSKPVYEVAVVENNAPGAYITTVVARDMDMGSNGKVSYKLADTYFMGSPISTFVSLDPASGSLYALRSFNYEVMKQLELRITASDGGSPPLSGSANVYVRIVDQNDNAPVITQPALNNGSAEVLLPRDSPTGYVITRVEARDADEGVNSELSYGLATGEPSVFSVNKATGEIYLNQVLSHDVDETLSVTVTVSDNGRPGLTSTATLHFLIIAGSPPSDRTVYQSGSGDEVHAQWDLSVVIIVVLAGSCTLLLLAIILIATTCNRRKRDKSGEDSDSYGEKGTLERGRNHVVDNPLLPLHGSGGGTGFDGHSYSSQTGGFTSAHPGGSDMCSASEDGSEVPCVYDSDSNSKLRGNKHEGYSTLPGYGNGKEAVRPITIWKGNSYTTISARDPAFSGKDSGKGDSDFNDSDSDVSGDTGLKKDGAVVPPIGGQNGLWACTSECKVLGHSDRCWSPSAVRANAAPSPAPTLSSFSNLSKTASLPRDPHRRDNYYQAQIPKTVGLQSVYEKVLHREYDYVLVTPPRPVRVQEISDITIPVYTPTPTHCPNNDV; encoded by the exons ATGGGAGGAACAGGGTGGAACGGGCTGCTGGTGCTAGCGTGCGTCTCTTTGGCAAGCCTGGCTGCTGTCACACAAGGAAAGACGGTGAAATATCAGACATTTGAGGAAGACGCACCAGGGACAGTGATTGGAAACTTGGCCAAGGACATCTCCTCCACCCCGTCTTCCTCGGGGGGCTCCAGGACCAATTTCAGGATGATGAAACAGTTCAACTCCTCTTTCATCCGTCTGAGGGAGAGCGACGGGCAGCTGACCATAGGAGAGAGGATAGACAGGGAGCGGATCTGCAAACACACCCTGCACTGCCTCATCGCTTTCGACGTGGTCAGCTTCTCCAAAGAGCAGTTCAAACTCATCCACGTCGAGGTGGAGGTCAAGGACATCAACGACAACTCCCCCGAGTTCCCCCGGAAAGAGTCGAGTCTGGAGATCTCCGAGAACACAGCGGTGGGCACGCGGATCCCGCTGGACTTTGCCGTGGATGACGATGTTGGGGTGAACTACATCCAAAGCTACCAGATCTCCGTCAACAGCCACTTTTCAATCGACGTGCTCAGCAGGGCCGACGGGGTTAAATATGCGGAGCTGGTGCTGATGAAGGAGCTGGACCGGGAGACGCAGGCTTCTTACGCGCTGGAGCTGGTCGCTATGGACGGTGGCAACCCGTCCCGCACCGGAACAACGCGCATCAACGTCAAGGTGAAAGACTATAATGACAACAGCCCGGTGTTCGACAGGAACAGCTTCTCCGTGGACCTGCCCGAGGACGCACCGGTGGGCTCCCTCTTGCTGGACCTGAACGCGGAGGACCCGGACGAGGGGCTGAATGGCGAGGTGGTGTACGGGTTCGGTAACCAGGTGCCCACAGAAATACGCCAACTCTTCAGAGTGGACAGGAAGACCGGACGGCTCACCCTGGAGAGCCCGATTGACTTTGAAAGTAAGAACACGTACGAGTTTGACGTCCAGGCCACCGACCTGGGTCCGAACCCGAGCCCGGCCATCTGCAAAATTGTAGTGCAGGTGCAGGACGTTAACGACAACGCACCGGAGATCTCCATCACCCCCATGACGTCCATCACGGCAGGGATAGCGTACATCACCGAGGCGGCGGCCAGAGAGAGTTTCGTGGCTCTGGTCAGCACCTCGGACAGAGACTCCGGCGCTAACGGGCAGGTGCACTGCACGCTCTACGGACACGATCACTTCAGACTGCAGCAGGCGTACGAGGACAGCTTCATGATTGTGAGTACCAGCCCGTTGGACCGGGAGAAAATCCCCGAATATAACCTCACAGTGGTGGCGGAGGATCTGGGCTCTCCTCCCTTCAGGACCATCACTCAGTACACAATCAGACTGACAGACGAGAACGACAACGCTCCGGTGTTCAGTAAACCGGTGTATGAGGTGGCCGTGGTGGAGAACAACGCACCTGGCGCATACATCACCACCGTGGTGGCGCGCGACATGGACATGGGGTCAAACGGGAAGGTCAGCTACAAACTGGCGGACACATACTTCATGGGCTCCCCCATTTCCACCTTCGTGTCATTGGACCCCGCCAGTGGGTCGCTTTACGCGCTCCGGAGCTTCAACTATGAGGTGATGAAACAGCTGGAGCTCCGCATCACGGCCAGCGACGGCGGCTCCCCGCCCCTGTCCGGCAGCGCGAATGTCTATGTGAGGATAGTGGACCAGAATGATAACGCACCGGTCATCACTCAGCCGGCTCTCAATAACGGCTCCGCTGAAGTCCTCCTGCCCCGAGACTCACCGACCGGCTACGTCATCACCCGGGTGGAGGCGCGGGATGCGGATGAGGGCGTGAACTCGGAGCTGTCCTACGGGCTGGCCACCGGTGAACCCTCCGTGTTCTCTGTTAACAAAGCCACCGGAGAGATCTACCTCAACCAGGTGCTCAGCCACGACGTGGACGAAACCCTGAGCGTGACCGTGACGGTGAGTGACAACGGGAGGCCCGGGCTCACCTCCACCGCCACGCTCCACTTCCTCATCATCGCGGGCTCCCCGCCGAGCGACAGGACAGTGTACCAGTCAGGCAGCGGGGACGAGGTGCACGCGCAGTGGGACCTGTCGGTGGTGATTATCGTTGTCCTGGCGGGGAGCTGCACGCTCCTGCTGCTCGCCATCATCCTCATCGCCACCACCTGCAACCGGCGCAAGCGGGACAAAAGCGGAGAGGACAGCGACTCGTACGGGGAGAAGGGCACGCTGGAGCGGGGCAGGAACCACgtggtggacaacccgctcttgCCTCTCCACGGATCCGGGGGAGGAACGGGCTTTGACGGACACTCCTACAGCAGCCAGACCGGTGGGTTCACCTCGGCTCACCCCGGGGGCAGCGACATGTGCTCGGCCTCAGAGGACGGCAGCGAGGTGCCCTGTGTGTATGACTCAGACAGCAACAGCAAGCTCCGAGGGAATAAACACGAG ggCTACTCCACGCTGCCTGGCTATGGGAACGGCAAAGAGGCCGTGAGGCCCATCACTATCTGGAAGGGGAACTCTTACACCACCATCTCTGCCAGGGACCCGGCCTTCAGTGGCAAAGACAGTGGCAAGGGGGACAGTGACTTcaatgacagtgacagtgatgtCAGTGGAGACACTGGTCTGAAGAAAGACGGGGCAGTGGTTCCTCCCATAGGCGGCCAAAATG gTCTGTGGGCTTGCACCAGCGAATGTAAGGTCCTGGGTCACTCAGATCGCTGCTGGAGCCCCTCAGCAGTAAGAGCCAACGCAGCGCCCTCTCCGGCCCCGACCCTCTCTTCCTTCAGCAACCTCTCCAAGACGGCCTCCCTGCCCCGGGACCCCCACCGTCGAGACAACTACTACCAGGCCCAGATCCCCAAAACCGTGGGGCTGCAGAGCGTGTACGAGAAGGTGCTGCACAGAGAGTACGACTACGTCCTGGTCACCCCACCCAGGCCTGTGAGGGTGCAGGAGATCAGTGATATAACCATCCCTGTTTACACCCCCACCCCAACACACTGTCCCAACAATGACGTCTAA